A region of the Plasmodium knowlesi strain H genome assembly, contig: PKNH_00_11, whole genome shotgun sequence genome:
GGTGACGGACGGAGTGGAGGACAAATTGAGGAATCACTTGAAGGATAAAGGGCACGAGAACCAATTGAACAAATGCCAAGGAATTACGAAGGAACAACTATTCATTGGTAAATCCGTTCTAGGGAATAAAATCAAAGAGTGGACACAGCAGAAAAGGAGCATGAGGGAGAATGGGGGTTGGAGAGTGGGAAGGCAGTGGTCAGAGAGGTGGCCACGGGTCTGTAATCCTGGAAGTAAAAAAACTCAGGAACAGGCGCAGAAGGAagcgaaagaagaaaataggaacattctaacaccttttttaaaagtgggAACTGATAATACGCAGGTCACGTCCGGTCAGAATAATGTGTCCACTTTCGGGGATATACTAATGAATGACGCCATGAAATTGgacgaagaaaaattaaaacagcTTTTCGAGACAGCAATACAGGACGGCAGTATTGGTGGCAATACTAATCCTCCTAATATGGGCAAGTTAATAGAACAGTTAAATAAGGAATATCAGACGCAAGCAGGTaagtattacatcattaacaTATTAAATCAATAACATATTACACACTTAATGCATTAAAGCATTAAAATGTTcatgtattaatgtaatacattattaatgtaataaGAGGAAAGCAATAGaaatggaaggagaaggagaaggaatcaaagtaaaaggaaagggaatgaaagggaagggcATTAGAAGGAAAGGGCATTAGacggaaaggaagaaaaaggaatagaaagagaaggaaggggaagggagtgaaagagaagaaaaaggaatagaaagagaaggaaggggaagggagtgaaagagaagaaaaaggaatagaaagagaaggaaggggaagggagtgaaagagaaggaaaaggaatagaaggaaaaggaatagaaggaaaaggaatagaaggaaaaggaatggaaggaaaaggaatagaaggaaaaggaatagaaggaaaaggaatagaaggaaaaggaatagaaggaaaaggaatagaaggaaaaggaatagaaggagaaggaatagaag
Encoded here:
- a CDS encoding SICAvar, type I (fragment), with amino-acid sequence MTAQGGAGGGGGGGGGGGGGIGTGSNTTFLEDWMNAVLNKNAPQGGARLSTGEEVVEEMKKDLNEEFDELDKWLTRPESNEIHKFCHDEVDWGGGGSQYEKVLCEGLAEIKYFMNGVETKKAGKGKSGNDEEAQITELTNGKAYTRCIVGAVALSEIYGDHCKLKEVVERVQEKVTDGVEDKLRNHLKDKGHENQLNKCQGITKEQLFIGKSVLGNKIKEWTQQKRSMRENGGWRVGRQWSERWPRVCNPGSKKTQEQAQKEAKEENRNILTPFLKVGTDNTQVTSGQNNVSTFGDILMNDAMKLDEEKLKQLFETAIQDGSIGGNTNPPNMGKLIEQLNKEYQTQA